A region of Pongo pygmaeus isolate AG05252 chromosome 15, NHGRI_mPonPyg2-v2.0_pri, whole genome shotgun sequence DNA encodes the following proteins:
- the LOC129012983 gene encoding cysteine-rich protein 1, producing the protein MPKCPKCNKEVYFAERVTSLGKDWHRPCLKCEKCGKTLTSGGHAEHEGKPYCNHPCYAAMFGPKGFGRGGAESHTFK; encoded by the exons ATGCCCAAGTGTCCCAAGTGCAACAAGGAGGTGTACTTCG CCGAGAGGGTGACCTCTCTGGGCAAGGACTGGCATCGGCCCTGCCTGAAGTGTGAGAAATGTGGGAAGACGCTGACCTCTGGGGGCCACGCTGAG CACGAAGGCAAACCCTACTGCAACCATCCCTGCTACGCAGCCATGTTTGGGCCTAAAG GCTTTGGGCGGGGTGGAGCCGAGAGCCACACTTTCAAGTAA